The DNA window AACTCATCCTGCAAACCGAATTATCGACCCTCGCCGCCGCGACCACCCTCCCTCAAAAAATCCTGCAACTAACGCAGCGCCTCATCGGCTTGGCTGCGTAAGTTAAACCGTTATTCAGAAAGTGCAGTCTCTTCGACAAACGCCAAAATTGCGCACCGGCCGTCGCGCCGCCAATTTTTTTATGCGAGCACCATTTTCCCGGCCCCGTGCGCATTGCCGCGCTGTCGCTGATAGGGAACAACCGGCTTCGAAGGAACTATACGCCGAACAAACGTGCCGTTGCCAGCCATTCCAATTGGCCGTTGCCAATGGCGATTGGCCCATCGAATTGGATGCAGGCGACCGCGCCTTTTGTGAAGCTGATTGCGGCATTTTCGCTGCCAATGAGAGTGGCCGCCAGTCGGCCGACATCGGGAGCGTGACCGACCCAGGCAATTTCATCGGCCTCTTGGGCGGCCGTCCATTGAATGAGCAGCGGCAGGTCGGAGCCAGGGGCGAGGGCTTCGAGTTCCACGACGCTGGGCTGTTCGGGAAGGTGATCGACGAGGATCTCGGCGGTCTGACGGCAACGCAGCAATGGGCTGGTCGCGACAATTTGCGGAGCAAAATCGGACTCATCCATCCGCCGCAGGTATTTGGCAAATCGCTTGCGGCCCTTTTTCGTGATGGGCCGCAGGCCATCATCGGGCCATCGATTGGCGTCGCAGTCTTCTGCCCATGCGTGGCGAACGATGTAGAGGATCATGGAGTTGCCCGGTACATGAGATTGGTTGAATGGTGATCTGAGGACTTTACCCTCAAAGTGTAGCGGATTTACGCGAAATCAGCTACGAGGCTCTGTTGTGTCTCGTGCATTGCCAAATCCTATGTCGCGCCTCGTCGGGAAGCGAAGCCGACTCAACCACTTCCTGCCGAGCTGATTCCGAATTGCGTCAGGTTTCGACGGAGAAAGTATCCCTAGCGGCATTTGTGGAATCTGACGGCTGCTCCTTGATATTCCGGCGACGCTGCGCAACGCGCCATCGGTTATTTCCAACGATTGAACGACGTGTTCTAATGGTGTTGGAGATTATCCAGTGCGCCCATCCATCATCGATTTACGAAGCGATACGCTGACCAAGCCTACCAGGGAAATGCGGGCCGCGATGGCTGCCGCGGAAGTTGGCGACGATTGCAATCGGGAGGATCCGACCGTCGCCAAACTGGAAGAGCGGATTGCCGCGATGCTGGACAAGGAAGCGGCGCTGTTTGTACCCAGCGGCACCATGTCGAATCAGATTGGCATTCGTCTGCATTGCTCGCCAGGCGATGAATTCATCTGCGAGGCGAATTGCCACATCTACAACTTTGAGCAAGGGGCTTTCGCGCAACTCAGCGGACTGGCGGCCAGGCCGGTCGAAGGAGAGTTCGGCGTGCTTCGGCCGGATCAATTGGTCGATGCGATTCGGCCGGAGGGCGACCTCTTTTCCCGCACGAAGCTGGTGTGTCTGGAAATCACGCACAACCGCGGCGCAGGACGGATTCAGCCGTATGAGTCGGTCGAGTGCATCTGCCGCTGGGCGCACGAGAAAGGCTTGTCGACGCATTTGGACGGCGCGCGATTGTTCAACGCGGTAGTGGCCACGGGCATTGCCGCGCCAAATTGGGCCGTGAATTTTGATACCGTGAGTTGCTGCTTCAGCAAGGGCCTGGGCGCGCCGGTCGGCTCGGCGCTCTGCGGATCGAAGTCGGCGATTCAGCAAGCCCGACGGCATCGGCGGGCTTTGGGAGGGTCGATGCGGCAGGCCGGAGTGGTGGCCGCGGCGGCGCTCGTTGCGCTCGATCATCACGTCGATCGCTTGGCCGTAGACCATGCGCACGCGCGGCTGCTGGCCGACGCAATTGCCGAGTGCGAGGCACTCGAACTGTGGCCAAAGACTGTTGAAACGAACATCGTGATCTTCCGCATCGAGCCGTCGTGGGGAACGGCCAAGGAGTTCGCCGCGGCCGCGCGCGAGCGCGGAGTGCTCATGCTGGCGATCGCTCCGCAGGCTGTGCGAGCCGTGACCCATCTGGACGTTTCGCGAGCGGACATTGAGCGGACTGCGAACGTCGTTCAAAAGATTTCCACCTGCCGTCAAGGCACTTCTTCAAGCGGTGGACATTAAAACGATTTCGTTTCGAGCCGCAGTTTCAGTCGCAGCGCCAGCATCGACGCCAAGCCGAGCGTTGCTGCAACAATGCCGCTCGCTTCGGGCACAAAGAACGCATTGGCCTGCATCGTCGTAATGCCGCTGTTCCAATGAACAATGTCGCACAAGCGGACGTTTTCCAGCCAATTCAACTCGTCCGGAGTGAAGCTTGGGTCATTCGTGAACCAGAAACGGTCGCCGTCGCGCAGCCGTGTAAACTGATCGATTAGGGCGGCGGCAATCAGTGGTCCCACTTCCATCCCTGGCAGGTGGTCTTCCGACACAGCGCCGACCCACGGGTCGATGTTATTGACATTGCCGTAGACGGCCAACAGCGCCGCTTGCACAAAGGAATCGGAGGTAATGTCGGAAAAACTACTGACGACCGACAACCCATAGGCCGAGCGCAACGAATTGTAATCGGGCAAGCCATGATCGCGGCCGCGCTGGATGTTTAAGGCCGCCAAATCGAATCCCACCCCTGGCAACGGGTCGCCGAACAGAAAGTTTCGCACGTCATCGACGATATGCGCATCGATTTCTTGTTGCTGATTGACGGCGAGTCCCTTCAAAATGTATTCGAGTTGAAGGGGGCTGGACATGTTTTGTTGTTGGAAAAACGCATCGCGCAGCGCTAGCGGCCCTCCAGGTGCTGGAACGCCATCGTTTTGCACGCGCAAAAGCTGCGGCGGCAGCATCGTATGTCCGACGCGGAATAAGGCGGTCGCAAACTCGTTGGCAATCGTGGAATTTACACTCGGGTTATAGACGCTGCTGATTCCCGGCGCTGAGGAACCGAGCAGCGCGGGAAGGAATTCACGGAAGGTAATCGACTGTACTTCCGCGCCGACGATCTTGCGGGCCTGTTGATAAATCTGCTCGTCGTTCCAACTTGGATTTTGCGATGCCAGCAGATCGGCTTGACGATTGTGTTCGCGCATGAACAGAGTCTGGATCGCGGTCAGACCGACTTGTTCATTCACGCGCACGTCGCCGGCCACGTAATACTGATCAGGATTAGGGTCGGCGTTGTCGGCATTCAGCAATCCCATCGTGTTGAGTGGCAATAAGTTGCCAGGACTCGTAAGCAAGCGTCCGCCGCTGAACGATCGCAGCGCTGCAGCGCGGGTCGAGTCAGAGCCATAGACCATCGACGCGTCGAGGTAGGACGTATTGGAATTGATCTGTTGGCGCGGATTCCCCAAAACCGTACCGGTGGCGAGATCATATTTCGACCTGATGAACGGCATCGGCACCGCAGGGTTGAAAATCACATCGCCCGGTGGAATCGAAATATCGAAGGGTTCGCTCGGCGAGGCTAAATCGGTGAGGTCCATGTCATGGTCGATCAATTGCCCCCATTGAAAAACGAAACCGCTGAGGCCCTGCGAATTGGGCGTGAGTGCGGGTTGCGCAATGACCGCGTTGCTAATCTCGCGTGGGCCGAGCCGCGTGGTGCCCGCGAGACTCGATATGCCGTCGGCATAGGCCGCGGTCGATTTCCGCAAGAAATCAGCTCCAGCAGCGCCCCAGGTCAGATTCGATAGGTTATTGCCCGTGCCGTCGAATGAGCGATCGTCGGCGAACGATCGAGAGCAGAGGACCAGAAAAACGCACACAATGCCCAATCGAATCCAAAAAGCCGCTCGATTCCAGATGAGTCGCATCGGTAGTTGCCTTGATCAAAGAAGTTCTCCCATTTTCCATGTCCCATCTATTACAGTTGCCAACAAGCCGGTGTCAACTGATTGAGCGATCAGGGTACGAATTCTGGAGATCTTTTTAGAAAAAAGGCCAATTCGACCGACAGTTTTGAACTTTTTCGGCCGCCAGCACACAAGCCGTTCAACGGTGTCGATACGTTCATACTCACACGCGACGCTATCGGCGAGCTTCTGAACTCG is part of the Pirellulales bacterium genome and encodes:
- the sixA gene encoding phosphohistidine phosphatase SixA, whose product is MILYIVRHAWAEDCDANRWPDDGLRPITKKGRKRFAKYLRRMDESDFAPQIVATSPLLRCRQTAEILVDHLPEQPSVVELEALAPGSDLPLLIQWTAAQEADEIAWVGHAPDVGRLAATLIGSENAAISFTKGAVACIQFDGPIAIGNGQLEWLATARLFGV
- a CDS encoding low specificity L-threonine aldolase; its protein translation is MIDLRSDTLTKPTREMRAAMAAAEVGDDCNREDPTVAKLEERIAAMLDKEAALFVPSGTMSNQIGIRLHCSPGDEFICEANCHIYNFEQGAFAQLSGLAARPVEGEFGVLRPDQLVDAIRPEGDLFSRTKLVCLEITHNRGAGRIQPYESVECICRWAHEKGLSTHLDGARLFNAVVATGIAAPNWAVNFDTVSCCFSKGLGAPVGSALCGSKSAIQQARRHRRALGGSMRQAGVVAAAALVALDHHVDRLAVDHAHARLLADAIAECEALELWPKTVETNIVIFRIEPSWGTAKEFAAAARERGVLMLAIAPQAVRAVTHLDVSRADIERTANVVQKISTCRQGTSSSGGH
- a CDS encoding peroxidase; its protein translation is MRLIWNRAAFWIRLGIVCVFLVLCSRSFADDRSFDGTGNNLSNLTWGAAGADFLRKSTAAYADGISSLAGTTRLGPREISNAVIAQPALTPNSQGLSGFVFQWGQLIDHDMDLTDLASPSEPFDISIPPGDVIFNPAVPMPFIRSKYDLATGTVLGNPRQQINSNTSYLDASMVYGSDSTRAAALRSFSGGRLLTSPGNLLPLNTMGLLNADNADPNPDQYYVAGDVRVNEQVGLTAIQTLFMREHNRQADLLASQNPSWNDEQIYQQARKIVGAEVQSITFREFLPALLGSSAPGISSVYNPSVNSTIANEFATALFRVGHTMLPPQLLRVQNDGVPAPGGPLALRDAFFQQQNMSSPLQLEYILKGLAVNQQQEIDAHIVDDVRNFLFGDPLPGVGFDLAALNIQRGRDHGLPDYNSLRSAYGLSVVSSFSDITSDSFVQAALLAVYGNVNNIDPWVGAVSEDHLPGMEVGPLIAAALIDQFTRLRDGDRFWFTNDPSFTPDELNWLENVRLCDIVHWNSGITTMQANAFFVPEASGIVAATLGLASMLALRLKLRLETKSF